The window AGGGACTATGTTATCATTCTTTATAAAAGCAATATGTGTGTGCCATTAGGTGCAGTGTCTGGGTAATTATTAAGCCTTGAAGTACTTAATTCTAATGAGCCTTAATTTATTCTGTCAATGAGTTTGTCCATACACTTTGCTACGagtgtttcctttcctctatacATGAAGCTGTGATAATGCTGACCAAGCTGAATAAATACTACAATACCTCTTGGCTTTTCTGTTCCTTACTGTTTGGTAGTCCTCCCCCCCCTGCCCACCCTGTCCAAGCATATAGAGCAGGCTAGGAGTGGTGGTTAAGTTACACCAACTCATGCAGACTTACCAAAGACTCAGACAAAATTGGCTTACTATGAAGTGTGATGCCAATAAGAGTCTGGTAGTCGAAGGACAAAGTAGGACGTGCAGAAATGGGCTTAATGTACATCATTTCAGCTGAAGACTCAGGCGAGAATTGGCTTACTACGAGGGTGATGCCAGTAAGGTTGAGGTAGTCAGGGTCAGGAGGACATGTAGCAATGGGTTTCATCATTTCAGATTCAACAGGCTGTGAGAGGtagataccactactactacggctacttctctctctctctctctctctctctctctctctctctctctctctctctctctctctctctcttttctactatACTGCTTGTAGACATGTAGAAAAGTAGACACTGTAGCAGGACGCAGTGAAAGTGTTAATACAGTGCTCAACCCGCCCTTCTCCCCTTCCGGCTttgaatataggaggaggaggggaaatgtaAAATAAATTTTAGTCAGTTCCATTTAGGCAGTTGCCGAGGTCCCTGCCACGTTGGTGGCGACTGGTAAAGACGTGCTCGGACTACACTGGCTGTTCCTtaaggggtgagggaggcgggCACACAGCACACTGGCTGTTCCTtaaggggtgagggaggcgggCACACAGCACACTGGCTGTTCCTTAAGGGGTGAGAGAGGCGGGCACACAGCACACTGGCTGCTCCTTAAGGGGTGAGAGAGGCGGGCACACAGCACACTGGCTGCTCCTTAAGGGGTGAGAGAGGCGGGCACACAGCACACTGGCTGCCTGCTTCTTTAAGGAGAGAGGCGGGCACACAGAGGCGGGCACACAGCACGCTGGCTGTTCCTTAAGGGGGTGAGAGAGGCGGGCACACAGCACACTGGCTGTTCCTtaaggggtgagggaggcgggCAGGTGATTTGGTGACACACTGTTATGACATTCGAGCTCAAACACTGATCCTCGCCTTCTCCGCTCGAGCAGGAGGTTGATGATGGTaaaagatttaccccctaaaaagggggaacgggccttagGAGGATTACCTGGCTGATATTCCACCGTataaaaatgctctctctctctctctctctctctctctctctctctctctctctctctctctctctctctctcgttctctctctctctctctctctctctctctctctcctattcataTTATCATTGAAAATAATGGtcattattgatattgttattattattattattattattattattattattattattattattatcattattattattattattattattattattattattattgctattattattatcatcaccctcatcaagaTGTTACAAGTATGTTTTCGCAACCTACAAACGACCCGTACACAGCTAAGGCGTCCGACACAGCCTCTGTAACACCGCTGGACATGATGGAGGCTgacatgctgtgtgtgtgtgtgtgtgtgtgtgtgtgttattagcgTCGACAAATAAGCATGCATTAACACGCAGATCAtggatgtaaagagagagagagagagagagagagagagagagagagagagagagagagagagagagagaaattgaaatatttattgttgtaaagtaCAACAAAGGGGGATGGCTGGTCTTGCAGACAACCCCCTGACTAGGCTagttacaaaaaaataaaaaatctccatTGTACCAAAATACAAACACAAGTTGAGGTGAGTTAACAGAAAAAGGAAtgggaatcatcatcatcatcatcattattattattattattattattattattattattattagtagtagtagtagtagcagtagtagtagtagtaatagtaatagtagtagtagtagaaggttgcgaggagacgcAGAACCTTGTGTtgttatgttcttgtgttcttaaacACTGATCCTCGCCTTTCCTGCCACGCCCGGAGGATTAGCTGGCCTCgtataaaattctctctctctttcaacactgctacttctactacaactactactactactattacaaataTTCATACTGATAcaactacttattttttttacagcaaaggaaacagctcaagggaaaaaaaggaaacaataatgaaaatgaaagcccgctaatcactgctatataaaaaaagggttcagaggagtggccaaaagagaggtcaattccgaaaggagaggtgtcctgataccctcctcttgaaagagttcaagtcgtaggcaggaggaaatacagatgaaggaagattgttccagagtttaccagcgtgagggatataAGAgtgatgatggttaactcttgcataagggatttggacagtatagggatgagtatgagtagaaagtcgtgttcagcggggccgcgggagggggggaggcatgcagttagcaagttcagaagagcagtcagtgtgaaatatcgatagaagatagcaaGTGGGGCAACagggcggcggaatttaaaaggtaagagattatcagtaagaggaggggagctgatgtgacgaagagcctgagactactctgtccaagagaggtgtgtgagtggagacccccccccccccaacgtgagatgtatactccatacgagggtggacaaggcccctgtatgtggaTAGTAATTGTGCgtgggaaaagaactggcggagacgatacaggacgcccaacctcgaagaagctgatttagtgagagaagagacgtggtttccagttaagattttgagttaaggatagaccgaggatgtttagtgtggaaggtgacagctgagtgttgttgaagaataggggataggagtttggaagattgtgtcgagttgataggtggagaaattgagtttttgaggcatcgGAAGACACAAttaaggttccttctaccccaatcggaaataatagcaaggtcagaggttaagcgttctgtaggcTCCCGTCTAGAGTCTTGTAATGCCTGTTTTGAGAGTCttatattgaaagaagttgaataatgcaatactactaatactgcacTTGAACcgtaatgtaaagaaaaaaaaaaaaaacgtgacttGGCTCCTTTATCAGTGATGTATTGAGAGCTTTGCAGATTAGCACATGATAAGGAGTGATCTGTCAGGTGACGAGAaggcatacctgtcaagtcttacgtaatctcggtgattttcaagtcttacggcgtaagttgaaaatcttacgttttttctccgcttgcgatgtgtttttaatgtttgttttaaacaatttgaaatatatcgtgcgcgccatatttaaattcatgtgagcgtgctgagtaacggttactgttacggttagtgtgtggggggtggggggaggtacctcgtgcaccctgcCTGAGTCCGTCGGCACCATACCTGCCAAGTCTTTCGTTTTTTTACACAAACTGATGGTCTCTAACGCAatatcttatggcaagacaccactgtagcttgacaggtatgagaaggtggtggtggcggtaggggtggtgggggtgggggggtgatggtggtggtggtggtgggcgtgccGTACAAAGATGTCGCTCCCTTGCCTTGCCGTGCGCTGCCACCCTTGTAGAcgtgaaggaaaggaggcagtGTGGCAGGACGCGATagaggtgttgatggtgttgttggttatcattatcattattattttttattataaccATTATTATTGATATCACTATTATTtctataatattattattattatcattatcctcgtcatcctcctgtTACTATAGTGTTTCTTTACAAACGACCCGCACACAGCTAAGGCGTCcgcttggctggagggatgggggggtggggaggagccttcgcctttgctgtccttcatcttccacctttgattagatagttagtgtagcttgtcacaaacagcctcgtaaggaccagcaggtctgctgttgtttgttcttcctttgtgttcctttgtgttcctcctcctcctctcttttgcgCCATAgcgggaggatgaggaggaggaggaggagaaaaaagtggaagagaactACACATTTGTGATAGACAAATATAAAATAACCACTGCTGATAAGACAGTGAGTCACCGGAGAGCAGACCTAGACAGCGTTAATCCGTCACGATATATATAAGCTTGCCTGATATGAGGGCAGCGAGTGAAGGCGTGTGAGGGAGAAGAACAAGATGTCCGAAAATGAACCTCTCAATACCACGGACGACAAGGGTGAGTTAGTTCTGCAGTTTTTGGGTAGTTTAATTAAGGTAGTTTTGGAACACGCAGTGAAGTGTGTGGGTAAGGCAAGTGTAAGTGTTCCGGCATCGTGTGGTGTTGGCCTGACAAGGGACACGGAGAGACAGGACAGCAGGTGGACAAAAGGTGACAGAGTGGGACATGGCAATGGTCAGGACACGTAGGCAGGAAAGAGGACAACAGAGGGgtgaaccggaggaggaggaggaggaggaagggaattaaTATCTACGGAAACTATACACATCACAGTTAgaataaatcctcctcctccactttctgttactactactgctactgctgctgctgctactactactactactactactactactactactactactaataataataataataataataataataatacctctctctctctctctctctctctctctctctctctctctctctctctctctctctctctctctctctctctctctctctaagacaaacagagaacaaaaagaaaaatgataagagagagagagagagagagagagagagagagagagagagagagagagagagagagagagagagagagagagagagagataacaagcaAAGTAAAAGAGTGTCACCCAACAAGTGCTGGAGGTcgggcagacagaggaccaggcagAGAGGAAAAGCATTCGTGGGAGCGCCGACACCAACACCAGGCAGGGGGAGGACGCTGGGAAGGGTTCGGGCTGGCAGGGAACAGTAacggctgatggtggtgatggtgacgacgatgacaatgatgataactTGCTACAGCCTCCACTCctaactccccccccctcctctcccaatATCTTTCAGGCCGCGCGGCGCAAGGGGGCGGCGCCGCGGGAGGTGGCGACGAGGCCTACTTTAAACAGGAGCTGCTGACGGCGGTGGAGACAGGTTAGTGCGCGCCTTGCCTAAGTGCTTCTCTCACACATCACACATCAAAGGAATGACTGAGAGGAAGAGTTTGATCGTGATGAGGGCaagtaactacacacacacacacacacacacacatacacacacgtatcTATATCTCTCCGTCATCTAAAATATGTGTATCTATCTAATTGTATCTATCTGCATGTCTATCCGCATCAATCTACCTATCATTATTACTTGGATAACAAAATATCTCTACGTGTATCTGTATTTTCATATCTATCCATGTAAtaggaatggccaaggaaggaagAGCCCGTGATAAGGGCGTTTCTACAGagcaggaggcagctcaagggtagacaagataaagaataaacaaaaagccCGCCGGCGCCGCTCCTGCAAAGAGTTGATGGCAAGGAACGAGGGTCAAAATACAATGGAAAGGTGTCGTGACTCCCGATGCTCACCTTGAAAGTGTTAAAGTAGCGATGAAGGGAAGGCCCTTTGAAAGCGTTCAGTGGTAGGTCGGttgaaatacagacaaaggaaaacTGTATTCCCTCCAACCCTTCACAGGCGACATGGATGAGCAACGCCTGAGCAACGCACTGAAACACCTTTCCAAAGAGGCCATCAACGAAGCCTTCCCCAGGTTGCCCTACGCCGCCCTGCACCTCGCGGCCAAGAACAACTTCCCCAAGCTGGTGACCGCCCTGCTAAAGGCCGGAGCGGACTCCAACATCCAGGTGCTGTGCAGGGGTGACATGACAGTAGGAGGAATGAACGGAGGGAAGTAAAAGGATAGAGAAAGTAAGAGATATGAAACATGAATAGCAGACTGGGAGGGAAGTGATAGAtacagagatggatagatagatagatagatagatagatatagaatcataaagagagagagagagagagagagagagagagagagtacaaacagACTGAGATGAaataagagtgagaggaaggaaggaagtagacagacagaaagataaacatGAACAGACagagtaggaagagagggaagtagaTATAGGGATAGAgacaagataagagaagggagatagatagataaggagacagaggaagTGGATGCCACAACCTTAGCCACAGGACGGAAGCTCTGTAACTCCTTTCCACGGTCGTTCCAGCCATTCAGAACACACTCCTAcgcaccctccttcccttccgccatcccatcctgacacacagCATACGCACGTGACTTTCTTCCCTATATACATATTCACTACAGGCGAATGTTTCCTGGACATGAAGAAGCATTGTCCCCTCACACCATTACTAGAGTCTTGCATATTTCCTGGACCTGTCAGGGAGGAAACACTGTCCCCTGCACACCCCCACTACTGCCTTGTGTATTTCCAGGCCCAGAATAAATGATCCCCATCACACCATTAATACAGTCTTGCATATTTCCAGGACTTGTCATGAGGAAAATACGTAGTTCCCATCCAGAAATAGTGTTCCCTTGTAGAAGTACTGCCCCCTTCACAAGTACTCTTGCATATATCCAAGAcctgaatatttttttcccttcactaaaGTCTTGCCCATTTCCAGGACTTCTCATGGAAGAAGTACAATCCCCTTCACCATGCCACCAAGAGTGGACACGCGGAGGTGGTCAAGGCCCTCCTGGAGAAAGGCGCCGACCCCAACGCCAAGGAAGGGGAGTTCGGCGACACGGCCCTCCACCTCCTTACCAATAAATGGGACACCAAAGAGGACTCCTACAAGGCCTGTCTGGACGCCCTCCTCTCCAACGACAAGACCCACGGGGACATCCTGAACATAGAGAAACAGTCTCCGATCTTCCTGGCTGCCTCCAGAGGCTGGGAGTACATGGTGGAGGAGCTTATATACAAGGGGGCGAACTACAAGGCGACTTATGCTAACGAAACCATTGAGGATCTTATCAAGAAGAAGTTCCCTGGCTTGTTGGCCTCTATCAACACCAACGCCATCGTTAAGCCACCGAGGCATCTCAGGGAGGAGCTCTTTAAAGCTCTGATCTGCCCCAACATTGAACTCTTTCGGGAGATCATGGACGAGATTGAGGAAGACAAGTTGCAGTCCATGAAGTCAGTGCTGGAGAATGACCATGTGCACGGGAAGTACACGCTGCTGCAGTATGCATGTGAGAAAGGATTGACGGACTTCGTGAAGGAGTTGCTGAATCACGGTGCTGACCCTTCACAGGAGGACAAGACCAACAAGATGAACCCAATCCTGTACGCAGCACGGAATGGCTTCTACAAGATACTCAAGCTCCTGTTGCTGGCGCTGAGGAACCAGGATGACCCGAACACAGATTTCACGAAGGTGAGGGCCGCCCTGAAGAAGACAGATGACAGGGGGGAGACGGCTCTGCACAAGGTAGTCAAGAGGGAGTATGACAATAAAGGCGAAGGCGTTGATTACTCCAAGTGTCTggagctgctgctgctggacaAGAAACGGTTGCTGGACCTGGATGTGCAGGAGAACTTTTTAAAAGATATGGATGAGCATAAAAAGTTCATGGACAAGGAGAAATGTTTGGTGGATCTGGATGCACAGGATAAGTACGGGTTCACGGCTCTGCATCACGCTGTTTACTTTTACGACCAGAGCTTTGTGCAAAAGCTCCTCCTTAATGGGTCAAGTCTCAGCATCAAAAACAAGTTTGGAACGCTGGCCATCACCAGCATCCAGCCGATGGTCCTGAAGAAGATACTCAACAACTGCATCGAGTCCGAGAAAAATGTGTCCGACCTTAACTTTGAGATCACTCTCCACTATGGCATGTTGGCACCCAAACAGACGGAGATGCAGTCGGATATGGAGATAATGAGGTTCCTGAGTGACTCACGCAAACACCAACGCCTCCTCCTACACCCTGTGATTGACACGCTCCTGTTCCTGAAGTGGCAGAGGATCCAGAAATACTACTACTTTAACATCCTTCTGTATATggccttcctcatcctcctgacAGCTTACATCCTTCTCTTCCACGGGACCTTCACACACTTGACGGATGATGACCCAAGTGAACAGAATGCCACAGCCAGCACAAGCTTGCCAGACCCAACAAAGGCCAATGTAGCCCTCAAGATTAGCCTCGGAGTCCTTATCTTCATCTGCATATTATATCTTATAATACGGGAAGGGATACAGATCTCTATCTCTTGGAGACGGTATGTGAAAAGCCTGAAAAACTGGCTTGAGATCTCAATAATCCTCCTGACCTGCACGGTGCTGCTTATCCCCATCATTCCCGTGGAGATGGCATCACAGCAGAGCGTGTGTGCCTGGCTGGTGCTGTTCTCGTGGATAGAGGGCATGCTGGTGCTGGGGCGGCATCCATACCTGTCCATCTACATCACCATGTTTACCACGGTCGCCAAAAACTTTCTCAAATTCATTTTCATGTTCTCCTCCATGGTGGTGGCCTTCAGCATCAGCTTCTACCTGGTGTTCCAAGTGAACGGGTACTTCACCACCTACTACAACTCCCTCCTCAAGACCATAGCCATGACCACCGGGGAGATTGGGTACACAGAGCTCCCCCTCGACGCCTTCCCCGTCTCCTCGCACCTTCTCTACGTGACATTCGTGTTCCTCATCGTGCTCGTCCTCATGAACCTGCTCAATGGCCTGGCAGTGAGCGACATCCAGAAGATCCAACAGGAGGCGGAGATCCTGAGCTCCAGGAGCAGGGTGGAGGTGATATCCTATATTGAGTCTGTGTTACCAGCCAAACTGCTGCTCAAGAACTTTCGGGAGTCATCGCAGCACTGTGAGGGTGGCGAGAAGGACAACCGCTCCTTCACACCCTGCCTGGAGCAGGACAACCCCATCATAAAGTTCCTCAACCGCATGGGACACTGCATGCGTATGTTCCAGACCTGTCTTCACCGCAGCCCAAGCATCACTCTGTACCCAAACAGCAGCGAGAAGCGCTGGTACATCTGTGAGTGTGGCTGGTTCCAGCtgaaggaggagcagattgaagcAGCCAAGGATGTGGTGCTAGAGcaggtgaaaaaagaagaaaactaagcaaGCAAAACTATTGCTTCCCCCCAAAAGTGGTAGAGTATTCCAAAAGATCATTCCGAAACAGTTTGAGGCGTCTTGATGCTTCCATCTTGAAAGGGAGGCTAAAGTACATGAGAGCTCCAAGAGGACACGCTGCACGCCTAACAAGAGGACATTTGACACCTAACTTTCAGGCCCAGAAGAGGTCTGGGCATGTAAAGAGGATTTTGAAAGCATATAGTAAGAGGACTGCTGTGCTATCTTGGTCCTTCTTTCCAACACATAACTGTACTGGCTTTACTGTTGGAGACAGAGTAAATTAACATTTAGACACACGACAGCTTAAGAAATGTATAATATGGTGCATTATCATTAAAAGACACATCACTGAACATGTTTGGCTATTCAACACGTACATATAGAGATGTCTAAAAAGACTGTTAACTAGCATTCCTACACCAAGTAATGGATCCATGTGCAAACTACACATTAATTTGAGTATTTGCTTTGCTTGGCCTTGCACTGTAACATACTGAGCCTTACAAACTGACTGAACAATTTATTATGAGGAAAATCTATACATCAAGCAGCTGATATAAGAAGCCATCCATGtgcaataaataaaataattaaataaatgtcaTATTGATTAATTGCTTGTAGTAGCTTGGCCTTGCACTGTAACACAGCAAGCATTATAAACTTGAAGGATTTGTTATGAGGTGAATCTGTAGACCAACCAGCTCATTGATGGATCTGGCAAGAACTGGCTTAATAAGACAGGTGATGCCAATAAGGGTCTGATAGTCAGGGTCAGGGTAGGACAAGTAGCAATGGGTATCAATTTCATCACTTCAGATCCAACAGACAGAAGAGATAGATAGGCAGAACATGGAGAATTGAGTAGAAAGGGAGAATTTCTGAAACAATacaatttttttctgtaaatatTTATTCTTTCAAACCTGCATAATATATACATTGATAAAAACAAATGCTCTGACTTCCACACGATGACGGCCTTCATTCCATATTTTCAGACACTTTCAGCTCTCAAAACAAatacatttccaaaggccacaaaggagatgtgTTG of the Eriocheir sinensis breed Jianghai 21 chromosome 24, ASM2467909v1, whole genome shotgun sequence genome contains:
- the LOC127003035 gene encoding transient receptor potential cation channel protein painless-like, which produces MSENEPLNTTDDKGRAAQGGGAAGGGDEAYFKQELLTAVETGDMDEQRLSNALKHLSKEAINEAFPRLPYAALHLAAKNNFPKLVTALLKAGADSNIQDFSWKKYNPLHHATKSGHAEVVKALLEKGADPNAKEGEFGDTALHLLTNKWDTKEDSYKACLDALLSNDKTHGDILNIEKQSPIFLAASRGWEYMVEELIYKGANYKATYANETIEDLIKKKFPGLLASINTNAIVKPPRHLREELFKALICPNIELFREIMDEIEEDKLQSMKSVLENDHVHGKYTLLQYACEKGLTDFVKELLNHGADPSQEDKTNKMNPILYAARNGFYKILKLLLLALRNQDDPNTDFTKVRAALKKTDDRGETALHKVVKREYDNKGEGVDYSKCLELLLLDKKRLLDLDVQENFLKDMDEHKKFMDKEKCLVDLDAQDKYGFTALHHAVYFYDQSFVQKLLLNGSSLSIKNKFGTLAITSIQPMVLKKILNNCIESEKNVSDLNFEITLHYGMLAPKQTEMQSDMEIMRFLSDSRKHQRLLLHPVIDTLLFLKWQRIQKYYYFNILLYMAFLILLTAYILLFHGTFTHLTDDDPSEQNATASTSLPDPTKANVALKISLGVLIFICILYLIIREGIQISISWRRYVKSLKNWLEISIILLTCTVLLIPIIPVEMASQQSVCAWLVLFSWIEGMLVLGRHPYLSIYITMFTTVAKNFLKFIFMFSSMVVAFSISFYLVFQVNGYFTTYYNSLLKTIAMTTGEIGYTELPLDAFPVSSHLLYVTFVFLIVLVLMNLLNGLAVSDIQKIQQEAEILSSRSRVEVISYIESVLPAKLLLKNFRESSQHCEGGEKDNRSFTPCLEQDNPIIKFLNRMGHCMRMFQTCLHRSPSITLYPNSSEKRWYICECGWFQLKEEQIEAAKDVVLEQVKKEEN